Within the Oncorhynchus clarkii lewisi isolate Uvic-CL-2024 chromosome 2, UVic_Ocla_1.0, whole genome shotgun sequence genome, the region AGTTAACTGAAATGATGTGTATACATAGAATGACATGTTTCATTGAACTTCATTTGAGTTGTTAATTTATAAGAGTAACTGCATATTTGGTATTGTGACCCATTGGGGAGATTCATACTGATACATTGTAATAAAGAGACATATTTAAACCAATGAAGTGTTTAGATAATTGTATTCTCAGTGATTCATTATATTACAAAAGTCTAATAGGTGGTTAAGGTGCCGGTAGTGAAAAATAAGGCATACATATACAAAATCAGTCACATTTCAAATAAAAGATCAATCACATTTGTTTTGTGAAAGTAGGAAAGAAACTGCTACAATTGTCTGCACTGAATTAATATGTACAAATACCACATAATCTCCCAACTGATCGTAGACATGTCAAAtgatttcaaatgtcatattgcaGAGTCTCCTCTATTTGGAGATCTCATCTTCTTtcactctgttcctctctctgtcctctctctcattaGCAATGGTGTGAACAATGGTCTCCAGGGCAGGGTACTGCAGGATCAGCTTGCGCTGTAGAGGAGATTAAATAACTATTACATAAACCTTTTAAAAACGTATTTTCCATGTCAACGTGGATTTAAGGAAAGCACACACAGCTGTAGTTGAACGTACCCTCCGATAGTTCCTGTACATCTGCACCAAGACCAACAGCAGCACCAAGAGGAAGAAACCCAGGCCGGCTACCATGGCAACATTACTGGAAGAACCTGTCTCATTATCTCCCATCAGACCACCTGATCAACCAAGACAGAACAAGGATAGATTTTAGTTTACagttgagtaatttagcagacgctcttatccagagcaacttacaggagcaattagagcTGAGTGCCTTTCTCaaaggcacatcgacagatttttcacctagtcggcttggggattcgaacaggtgacctttcggttactggcacaacgctcttaactgctagtcTACCTTCCGCCCCTGTGTCTAATTATGACAATTGTTTTACATATTGGTGATATTTGTTGCATTTGAATTGTGTCTGCATCTACCTAGATCCATGCAAATAGACAGTGAATCAAAGTAGGCAGATAGGACTTACTCATCAGATGTAGGTGGTATGTCACGCTCCCTAGAACTCCTTTTTTCCCGTGGAATCGACAAGCCCATTCGCCAGAGTTCCTGTCTGACACTTTGTTGATTCCCAGGACCCTTCCTTTCTGGACGGAGCTCTCTGATTGGGTGCCATTGAGGTCATAGGTCACTCGTACCCACTCGTATTCAGTGACCTCGCTGGCATCGCTGAGGTGACAGGTCAGTGAGACTGGGGCCTTCTGGGTAGACGGTGAGTTGCTGAGCACTGAGTAGAGCGAACACACAGGATCATCATTAGCATTGTGATTGCTAATTCTAAAGCACCATTTGCCCATCTCATCTCAAACATTTACCTTCAATGTTTGCCATTTTGCAGAACGGGGCAACTCACTTTAGGCATTCAAATGAGGAGACTGCTACAATATCATACCATCATCCATTTTCTATGCCTGGCTCACCTTGGGCAGTCACCAGCTGCATCTCCCTTGCTACCCGTTGCCCCTCCACTGTCCCTGAGCACCTGTAACTACCCCCGTCGCCCTGCCCCACTTGCCCCACACCCACAGACCTGTcccatggagggagggatagcagGGAGGACAGGTTGAAGGAGGGTGGGAGTGGGAGAACAGAGCCAGAGGTGTCCAGTCTCTCCCAGGCTGTGTCTGATGGGGTGAGTCCATTGGAGAACACACAGGGGAGGGTGACAGCAGACCCCACCTCAGCATACACCTTGGCACTGGCACTGGAGGGGTTAACGATACCTGAGCgagagaagagatgggggaaGGTGATGgataggagagaagggaggaagacaTAGAAAACTTAATATTAAACGTCTTCAATACATCAGCTGCATTTGAATGTTTTATTCCTTCCAAACATGACATCACCGTGTCTGAGCCCTCACCTCTCACTGTCAGGGCCGTGGTGGCCTTCCCTTGTTTCCTCCCTTTATGCACTACACAGCTCCAGTTACCCATCATGCCTGCAGATGCCTTGCTCTCCAAAACACTCGCCTGGTTCTTTGAAAGGACATAATCTGCACTCTCAGGGTAAACTCGCTTCTCGTTGAGCATCCAGCTCACTGTCGCCTCCTGTGGCCATGGAGTGACACTGCAAGTGATCGTCATTTTGTTGCCCTCCACTGGAGCAGGTGGGGAGATGGATACTGTGAAAGAAAGACATGGGTAAGTAAGAGCAATGAGATGTTAAACATATTCACAGGTTTATGATATGTGTGACTGTATGATAAACAGCAGATAAATATAGTTATACCTTGTTATTACAGCATGTAAATATCACTTTAAAATAACTGTAAATATCACTTTAAAATGACTGTAAATATCACTGAAAGTTCATTTAATTGTCCACAGGGTATTTCATATAAGTTACTGTCTATTTTAGctccttacctttgatgacccTGAGGAGGATCCTCTTAGAGAGGATTTTCTCGTCGTCCTGCACCATGCAGGTGTAATTCCCGCTGTCCTCCTGCCTCACCTCCTTTATGTACAGGCTGTAGTCACCAGATCCAACGTCTGAATGGGGGCATCGAACACGCTGGGCAGCTCCTattccccagtgctccagtccaCTCTTTCCCTTTCTCCATACTGtcctgagagagaggaagagatgctAAGTTTGAAACATGACACTTGTATTGTACAGACATACAGATCAATGGCAATGCATTGCTATGCTCTCCTATAGAACGCTTTCAATACAGAAAAATGTATTAAGAGATCAAGAGAAAGAAAGACCAGGATAGAGAAAGATGAAAAGGGGAATCTTTGAGGATATTGGAGTCACacaggtagacagagacagagaggatgagagagatgaATAAGGAGGAGAGCATGAAAGACATGGACCGAGAGAAAGGCAGTCGTACCCCTCAAGGTCCTTGCTCCAGAGGACGACGGCTGCAGAGGTGGAGGGAGGGCGACACACGCAGGGTAACACTGCCTGGGACCCTGCCTCTGCGAACATCTCAGTATactcagacagacactgacaCCGACCCCCTGAACaaatacacatactgtatgaatacacacacatacctaatCCTCCATCCGTAAGTACACATCAAAGCATGTCATAACATTTCTTTAAATCAGTTTAAATTGCAAcacattttcatttaaaaaacaatgaCTACAGATCATCTGTAAGATCTCACctgtcactaacagggatgttccCAAGAGGAGGAGAAACTGCCACATGGtctcttcttttctcttttctccttcctTCTGACGTTTTGATCAACAGATTGTTGTTGCAAACCTAGCTTAGTATCTGTGTCCCTCTTTGATCTCTCTtctgttgtgtgtgtttctgtcaatTGGGGCTGGGTATATAAAGGCCTGTAGGTGTGAGTTgtgggaagagggaagggggaggtgtCTAAGCAGGTAGTCCCTCTCCTGGTCATGTGACATGAGCAACGAGGCGGTCTTTGATGCGGTTTGTGTCAGTCTCACTGACGCAACATGGAAACTGTCAGCCACACAAACAGGGAATCCTACATGCTCCCTCCCACggattctctttctcctccccatctctctctcttgctccctctgcccccttctctttctctctccctctcccctctctacccctctctttctcccctctctcccccccccccccccccccgtctctgcTCAAGTTCTGCAAAGTTGAATTTGATCTGTTTCTACCTTTAATTACCTTACAGGTACAGAGTGGTATAAAAAAACACTGTATCACAAAACATACATCATATCATCAGAAACATGCAGTACTGTAATACAGTATTTATATATCCATTGACAGAGTGACCCATTCATTTGAACCCTGCATTTAGTGTATCTATTGTATTTCTACTCAGTGGAACTTACAGGAAGTACAGGGTTGCCGAAAGTGTGCACAATCTAACCACTGTATCCTTCCACATTGATCAACATGCAGTTCTCACTGCTGTAAGTTACCAGCTCACCAGCATACATGGGAGAACAGGGCCGGTTCCAGTAATGCAAGTCATTGAATGGTGGTTGGCTTTGTTTTGATGGAGAATacatgatgatgatagtgatttCCATCTCCCTTTACGTTcatttctttctcgctctctgcctcagtCATACAGGGCTATTCTGAAGCTTAGGGACAATATTTGAGTTTATAGTATCAGGTTCCCATCATACCAACTATACTGCTCTATAGTttcagacagaccgacagacagatgttagacggacagacagatagatgttggacggacggacggacgggcaGGCAGATAGATGAAAAATGTGTGGGTGGACACCCAAGAGTTATTTGTGTTCTTGTAGCAGCCATATTTTCCCCTGGTTCAGACAGTAGTGAATCTCTCTGTGCTGGATACATATTTTTATCTCATCTGTCAACCCCCTCCCCCACTACTCTCTTCAAAACCTCAAAACATTTCCATGTAAACCTGTTGAAATCACAGGCTGTGTGTTTTTGGCCCACATTTGGTGGCTCAGTGAGTACATTGGGACCACAACCCccaccccctccttctctctttcttgctgGCTTTCGGGGTCTGTGAATCAGATTCGTGAGGTGGTCTTTCCTCCTGCTGATCTTtaaatgtacatactgtatttaaaTATACAGTTAGGCAGTGATGAGGGAAAGTCTTAAACAGACAGATGCCCCTCACATGGAAACAATAGATAACAATGATAATGAAAAAAACCTACAGTATGCAAATCAACATGAAGTCGGAAAATATTTCAACTAGATATCTTCAGTAGAAATGTTTCAACAGGATAACTCATTtgttcctgtccctctctctcatcacGTCACATCACTCAATCTCGATCTCAATCCAGCTCACTGATGTTAAAAAACTATAGGAATTAAAGTTCAAATCACTCTTAATTGTGCATAGCATTTTGATGTTGAATTTGTATTTTAATTAGCATTTTGTGTTTGAGCTGTGATATATTTCAAATCACTTCACTTCAGTTGACAGTGCACCAATGAATGAAATTGAAATTAATTAATGAAATTTGATTTCCGTGTCAAATTGTCAGTTGGCAACCCattaattgacacataaacaaacattacaataattcactgATAATTCTTTGTCCGGTGTTCTCTGCAGTGTGCATCGCATAAAGAGTTTAAAAAAACCCATCATAGTAAATAAGGTAATCCAAACAATAATTATATCCCTAGAGCAATaaaaatatacatacatacatacatacatacatacaaataaatacagaaaAATGAAACAGAAGGCATTTGAACCCAGTCTGGCCATATCAGTAGACTGACATGGCCAGCCTTTTACTGGCAGCTGAGAGGAGGCAGATGAGTGATGAGACAAACTAGATTCTGTCTGCTGAAAGaatgtacagagccttcagaaagtatcacaccccttgattttttccacattttgttgtgttacaatgtgggattaaaatatattttattgtccTTTTTTTAAACtctcatgtcaaagtggaaggaaACTTCTagcatttataaaaaataaatataaacaataAAACACTCATACAGtacatcttgattagataagtaaccacctgaatcaatacatgttagaatcacctttggcaggattacagctgtcagtgtttctgggtaagtctctaggagctttccacacctggattgtgcaacatttggccattattcttttcaaacttcttcaagctctgtcaaattgtttgttgatcattgaatatgtttacatgcacacaaaTAATTCGaaattaaactgattatggcagtaggccgAGTATGgcaatagtcatgtaaacactttagccaatcaatcaaatgtatttataaagccctttttacaccagcagatgtcacaaactgctatacagaaacccagcctaaaaccccaagcaatgcagatgtagaagcatggtggctaggaaaaactccctagaaaggccggaacctaggaagaaacctagagaggaaccatgctcTGAGGGatggacagtcctcttctggctgtgctgggtagagaggaaccaggctctgaggggtggacagtcctcttctggctgtgtcgggtagagaggaaccaggctctgaggggtggacagtccttttctggctgtgctgggtagagaggaaccaggctctgaggggtggacagtcctcttctggctgtgccgggtggagatagtACATGACCAATAAGGCCAGAGTTTGAATATCTTGAAGAACACTTTCAtggatgaccagcatggtcattcagaggttgagatagcaggtgtggtagagagagaggtagaatgtccggtgaacaggtcttggcagcagcacgaccaggtgtactggggacagccaggagtcatcaggccaggtagtcctaaggcatggtcctagggctcagatcctccgggaggggatggagagagagagaattagagggagcacacttaaattcacacaggacaccagataagacaggataattacaccagatataaaagACTGACCCTAGGCCCCGGCACATAGattattgcagcatagatactggaggctgaggcagGGAGGGGGTCGGGGGACACTGTTTACAGTGCAttagaaaagtattcagaccccttgacttttttcaaattttgtaaatgttttaaacaaactattatattaatctgactgcCCATGCAACTGTTCTCGTTGCTAGACAAccaagttactcaagtaaaagtgaaagtcagacagtaaaatactacttgagtaaaagtataaaagtatttggttttaaatatacttaagtatcaaacgtAAAAGTTGAAATAATTTAAGATTCCTTATATTCatcaaaacaaaatgtatttgtcacatgcaccaaataaaacaggtgcagaccttaccgtgaaatgcttacttacaaacccttaaccctcaatgcagttaagaaaaatagagttaagaaaatatttactaaataaactaaagtaacacaataacataacaataatgaggctacagtatatatagggggtacaggtacctagtcaatgtgctggggaacAGGTTAGTCCAGGTAATTGAGGAAATATGTACATGAACAGAAGGGGTAAAGGGGCAAAGCAGACAGACcaattttcttgttttaaaatgtatggatagccagaggcacactctaacactcagacattatttacaaaagatgcatttgtgtttaatgagtccgccagaggcagtagggacgaccacgtgttctcttgataagtgcacgAATTTGACCatattcctgtcctgctaagcgttcaaaatgtaacgagtacttttggttgtcaggggacatgtatggagtaaaaattacaatattttcattaggaatgtagtggagtaaaagtaaaagttgtcaaaaataaaaaaaatagtaaagtaaagtacagatacccaaaagaACGAATTAGGTAGTActttaagtatttttacttaagtactttacaccactgagtacACTGTGTGTGCAGAGAATAATTCCAAAAAGCCAGTTATGTGGAACAATGATACACCGGGCTATAAAGTCTCAATAAATGCAGCTATTCTTCTCTCAAACTGTTTAGTTTGAATGTTTTGGTTTTTAAATACTTGGGCTTGGATTTTTAAATGCATTTATTTTATTCAATTTCTTATCTATCCACAAAACTAATTCATATCACAAGTTATTATTGATAGGCTATCTCCTCTGCCATATTACATGAGACATTCTTTATATAAACATTCCAAAATGGCCTTTCCTATACATTGCACTTGTGCAAATGCTTTGTAAACCCGGCCAGTAGATTTACCAAAATCATGCGGCATCCTGCAATATTTTCATAACATCTGGGCGTGCATGAGTATCAGAAGTCAATATAGGTGTAGGGCCATCAATGGAATGttgttatatttttttgtaaaacgtgtttttcatttttattttccgCTGAAGGACACTGACGTCAAAGCAGAACTGAAAATTAGACCGAATTAATTTCTGCTGCGCTTGCTTCTTTGAAACAGACGCCCCTTATTCCATTCAGCTGTTTTTGTTATAGTAAGACTGAAACAACACAGCGTGTGAATGTGTCTTCATAGTGTTTATGCGTATGTGGTGGGTGAAAATGTATGAAGTGAATGTATCCACCTAGTGGATAAAATGTAGACTACAGTAGTTCAGTTTGTAGACCTACAAAAAAAGAGAGCCCTATGAACAGATAATTGTTGATGCGGATGTTTAGGAGTTCTACGTTAAATGCGCGTTGCATCTTGGGAATCGTAGTAACATGGAGGTGCCCGTTTTTCACGCATGACTTTATACATGTCGAAGCTTTAAAACGTGAATTTCGATTGTCTTtgattttattattatattagaTTGACGAATACAAGGTCATAAAGACGTGCAACGCTTCGGGGAAACACGGTATTGCCTGTTTGCTACGCTAGCTTGTTGAGCTAGCTTTGCTAGGTCAACTTGTAGGCAAAGAGGAACAGCATTTTATTCTAGCTAACATTACCTCTTGTttttgcaaatattgtacaaaacTAGTAGCTAGGTAATGTTACTAGGCTGTAGCAATATGTTGATCGTGTAGCTGTGTAATTTcttatttagttagctagctaacgttagctattttaCCTTTCCAGAATGATTGACGACCTCTGTGTATTTCAGGTAAGCTATGTCTCTGTTGAGAGGGTTGCTGAAGGCTTGCCACTCCACACAACCAGACAGTGAAGCACTGGTAGGTAAGATTAGCACTGGTAGGTACATTGCAATTCAGATGGAATGTTTTGTAGCTGCGGTAGGttgcctagttgttagagcgttgtgcaagtacccgaaaggttgctagatggaatccc harbors:
- the LOC139379668 gene encoding lymphocyte activation gene 3 protein-like, giving the protein MWQFLLLLGTSLLVTGGRCQCLSEYTEMFAEAGSQAVLPCVCRPPSTSAAVVLWSKDLEGTVWRKGKSGLEHWGIGAAQRVRCPHSDVGSGDYSLYIKEVRQEDSGNYTCMVQDDEKILSKRILLRVIKVSISPPAPVEGNKMTITCSVTPWPQEATVSWMLNEKRVYPESADYVLSKNQASVLESKASAGMMGNWSCVVHKGRKQGKATTALTVRGIVNPSSASAKVYAEVGSAVTLPCVFSNGLTPSDTAWERLDTSGSVLPLPPSFNLSSLLSLPPWDRSVGVGQVGQGDGGSYRCSGTVEGQRVAREMQLVTAQVLSNSPSTQKAPVSLTCHLSDASEVTEYEWVRVTYDLNGTQSESSVQKGRVLGINKVSDRNSGEWACRFHGKKGVLGSVTYHLHLMSGLMGDNETGSSSNVAMVAGLGFFLLVLLLVLVQMYRNYRRRKLILQYPALETIVHTIANEREDRERNRVKEDEISK